GTACTTGCGGCTCAGCGGCAAGACGTTGACCGCTCCGGTGACCGTGTTGACGTCGACGTACACCTCGGTGCCGTACACGCGCGTGATGTTGGCGTAAGTGATCACGTCTGCGGGCGGACCGGCGGCGGCGATGCGGCCGTCGTCGAGCAGGATCACCCGGTCGCAGTACAAGGCCGCGAGGTTCAGGTCGTGCAGCACCGTGACCACGGTCGTACCCTCGCTCTGCAGGTTGCGCAGCAGGTCGTAGATCTCGACTTCGTGCCGGATGTCGAGAAAAGCCGCCGGCTCGTCGAGCAGCAGGATCGGCGCCTCCTGCGCCAGGGCGCGCGCGAGCACCACGCGCTGGCGTTCGCCGCCGCTCAATTCGAGAACCGATCGGTCGGCAAGATCGAGCACGCCGGTGCGGGCCATCGCCGACCGGGCGACGGCGAGATCGCGGGGGTTTTCGAACGCGAACCTGCCGAGGTGGGGGGCACGACCCATGAGCACGACTTCGGTGACCGAAAACGGCAACTCGATCGCCGTCTCCTGCGGCACGACGGCAACGATCCGG
This DNA window, taken from Candidatus Binatia bacterium, encodes the following:
- a CDS encoding heme ABC transporter ATP-binding protein, translating into MTVLAAVAVNFAYGRRRVIDNVSLDAAAGEAVGIIGPNGSGKSTLLRLLSGVIDPATGRVDVRGRPIGAYTRAELARIVAVVPQETAIELPFSVTEVVLMGRAPHLGRFAFENPRDLAVARSAMARTGVLDLADRSVLELSGGERQRVVLARALAQEAPILLLDEPAAFLDIRHEVEIYDLLRNLQSEGTTVVTVLHDLNLAALYCDRVILLDDGRIAAAGPPADVITYANITRVYGTEVYVDVNTVTGAVNVLPLSRKYREVLAKAQRPPA